One Thermodesulfobacteriota bacterium DNA window includes the following coding sequences:
- a CDS encoding CvpA family protein, with the protein MNWLDITIIGIIALFALAGFMKGLVSQVFSIAALAGGLITGFIFYDILGGALVKEKLVENKSVANVGAFIALAFASYVIIQIAGWITTRLIGTLQLSWLNRICGGALGALTGAVTAFLLASCLTLFYKESEPALRDSMLLPYLREGSLIVKDALPPDFEKSFSDARELVRKEGLDAAMKLKDSDAVKEILREKDDTKEKNGRPQDSVTGNPQPEP; encoded by the coding sequence ATGAACTGGCTCGACATAACTATAATCGGAATTATCGCTCTCTTCGCTCTCGCCGGGTTTATGAAGGGACTCGTGAGCCAGGTATTCTCGATCGCGGCGCTTGCCGGAGGGCTCATAACCGGATTCATATTTTACGACATACTGGGCGGCGCGCTCGTAAAGGAGAAACTCGTCGAGAACAAGTCAGTTGCGAACGTCGGGGCGTTCATCGCGCTAGCGTTCGCATCATACGTGATAATACAGATCGCGGGCTGGATAACGACGAGGCTCATAGGCACTCTCCAGCTGAGCTGGCTCAACAGGATATGCGGAGGGGCGCTGGGCGCGCTCACGGGAGCCGTCACCGCTTTCCTCCTGGCGTCGTGCCTCACCCTCTTCTACAAAGAGAGCGAACCCGCGCTCAGGGATTCCATGCTCCTCCCCTATCTCAGGGAAGGGTCGCTTATCGTCAAAGACGCCCTGCCCCCCGACTTCGAGAAGAGCTTCAGCGACGCGAGGGAGCTCGTGAGGAAGGAAGGGCTCGACGCAGCGATGAAGTTGAAGGATTCCGACGCGGTGAAGGAGATACTGAGAGAGAAAGACGACACCAAGGAGAAAAATGGCCGTCCGCAGGACTCCGTGACCGGAAATCCTCAGCCTGAGCCGTAG
- the fbp gene encoding class 1 fructose-bisphosphatase, producing the protein MIGVETLDEFIIRKQTEFPYARGDLSRLLRDLGLAAKIVNREVNKAGLVDILGSTGRRNVQGEEVKKLDVFANQRFIAALELGGQCSGVASEENKDFITFHDEISKDANYVVALDPLDGSSNIDVNVSVGTIFSIYRRISPQDGPLTAEDFLQEGRKQAAAGYIIYGSSTMLVYTTGYGVNGFTLDPSIGEFCLSHPNMSIPKAGKTFSVNQGNFYSFPEGVKQYIKYCKEPDKATSRPYSLRYIGSMVADIHRNLITGGIFLYPATSDAPNGKLRLLYECNPMSFVVEQAGGRATDGSRHILDIEPRELHQRTPIFIGSEEMVLKVEEFMTKYSRG; encoded by the coding sequence ATGATAGGCGTCGAGACATTAGACGAATTCATCATCAGGAAGCAGACGGAATTCCCGTACGCGCGCGGGGACCTCTCCAGGCTGCTCAGAGACCTCGGGCTCGCGGCCAAGATAGTGAACAGGGAGGTCAACAAGGCTGGCCTCGTAGATATACTCGGGAGCACGGGCAGGAGAAACGTCCAGGGGGAGGAGGTCAAGAAGCTCGACGTGTTCGCGAACCAGAGGTTCATCGCCGCGCTCGAGCTGGGCGGGCAGTGCTCGGGCGTCGCGTCCGAGGAGAACAAGGACTTCATCACGTTCCACGATGAGATTTCCAAAGACGCAAATTACGTCGTGGCGCTCGACCCGCTCGACGGCTCGTCGAACATAGACGTGAACGTCTCGGTCGGGACAATATTCTCTATTTACAGGCGGATCTCGCCTCAAGACGGCCCGCTCACGGCGGAAGACTTCCTGCAGGAAGGAAGGAAGCAGGCGGCCGCGGGCTATATCATATACGGCTCGTCCACAATGCTCGTCTACACGACTGGATACGGAGTGAACGGCTTCACACTCGACCCTTCTATAGGCGAGTTCTGCCTTTCGCATCCGAACATGAGCATCCCGAAAGCCGGCAAGACCTTTTCCGTCAACCAGGGCAATTTCTACAGTTTCCCTGAAGGAGTAAAGCAATACATCAAATACTGCAAAGAACCGGACAAAGCGACAAGCCGCCCGTATTCGCTCCGGTACATCGGCTCGATGGTCGCAGATATCCACAGGAATCTGATAACCGGAGGCATATTCCTCTACCCCGCCACATCGGACGCCCCCAACGGAAAACTGAGGCTCCTCTACGAGTGCAATCCCATGTCGTTCGTCGTCGAGCAGGCCGGAGGGAGAGCGACCGACGGATCGAGACATATACTCGACATAGAGCCCAGGGAGCTTCATCAGAGAACACCGATATTCATAGGCTCGGAGGAAATGGTTTTAAAGGTGGAGGAATTCATGACGAAGTATTCCCGGGGCTGA
- a CDS encoding methyltransferase domain-containing protein — protein sequence MLSLGIMETFEPLLAGANPGLADAAANEMAFYFSVFAIRLMNPVQSLYRIALKLLLPEQVYEYVLALKDGNDFVPKVGSVGFGHLRRLKPISTCYGYDRGLPVDRYYIENFLSENSGFVRGRVLEIGDNEYTLRFGGKNVVKSDILNLDKRANPETTIEADLTSAPHIPDNSFDCIIFTQTLMLIYDMHSVIRTLNRILKPGGTLLATLGGISNTSGIHPWEKNWCWHFTTVSAEKLFEEEFPNAEIEVQGYGNVLSAISLLQGLSYSELTMKELDYYDPNYEVVVSVRAVKKPVS from the coding sequence TTGCTATCACTCGGAATAATGGAGACATTCGAGCCGCTATTAGCGGGCGCGAATCCCGGCTTGGCGGACGCTGCGGCGAATGAAATGGCCTTCTATTTCTCGGTCTTCGCCATAAGGCTTATGAACCCGGTCCAGTCTTTATACAGGATAGCGCTTAAGCTTTTGCTGCCCGAGCAGGTTTACGAATACGTGCTCGCACTCAAAGACGGCAACGACTTCGTGCCGAAGGTGGGGAGCGTGGGCTTCGGCCATCTCAGGCGTTTAAAGCCGATAAGCACGTGCTACGGCTACGACCGGGGACTGCCCGTGGACAGGTACTATATAGAGAATTTCCTTTCGGAAAATTCGGGATTCGTCAGGGGCAGGGTGCTCGAGATCGGGGACAACGAATATACGCTGAGGTTCGGCGGGAAGAACGTCGTAAAAAGCGATATACTCAACCTGGACAAGCGGGCCAACCCGGAGACCACGATCGAGGCGGACCTGACCTCGGCGCCCCACATCCCGGACAACTCGTTCGACTGCATAATATTCACGCAGACGCTCATGCTCATCTACGACATGCATTCGGTCATAAGGACGCTTAACAGGATACTCAAGCCCGGCGGAACTCTCCTCGCGACGCTAGGCGGCATAAGCAACACTTCAGGCATACACCCGTGGGAAAAGAACTGGTGCTGGCATTTCACGACAGTCTCCGCCGAGAAGCTGTTCGAAGAGGAATTCCCAAACGCCGAAATCGAGGTCCAGGGTTACGGTAACGTGCTCTCGGCGATCAGCCTCCTCCAGGGGCTTTCCTATTCCGAGCTGACCATGAAAGAGCTCGATTATTACGATCCCA